The following DNA comes from Chiloscyllium plagiosum isolate BGI_BamShark_2017 chromosome 12, ASM401019v2, whole genome shotgun sequence.
aaaatggcctctcccctcgtcgatCTGTCTACattctgagtaaggaaaccctcctgaacagacctgacaaaaacagctccatccaaaccatcggcactaaggaggttccagtcaatattgggaaattgaagtcacccatgaaaacaaccctgctacatatgcatttatccaaaatctgccagcctatgagttctttgatctctctactgctattagggggtctgtaaaaaaaaaacccagtgaggtggctgctcccaACTTCCACCCTTACTGAAGTTTGGTTAGGACTAATTTATGTTACTTGCCATGAAGCAAACAGGGATAGGATACTTGCAGAGGCTCTTGATTTCCCACACTATCATCATGAACATTTATCATGATTCTACAGGATTGTTTTCCAAACCTACAGCAAGTAATCTGCAAATGTCTCTCTGAAATTGTAACACCTTAGCCAATGGGATTCCCAAAACAGCATCTACACATGAATGAGTGACAACACTTACCTGACACCTAATATAAGGGTGGCCTCACGCTTATTCATTTTTGCTTCAaatcctcctttgtaatatgctGGAAAGCTCTACAAGATAAAATGTCCCATAGTAACCCATCTGTTAATGATACATATATCTAGTAGAATATTTTGTTTGCTAAACTTATTTCTgtgatgctgtattttggaattCTAGAAAAACATCTTTATTTATGGTCCGAGTTACCATTTTGAACCATTATTTGATCATTAAACACAAATTAAGTAACACAATAATTTAAGGATTGACAGGGCAAAGGAAGTAGCATCACAACAACCCCCAAGAAATTATTTCAGGATGGGTTTAATTGAGTTGCAATTGTGCTGCTAAGAAACTCCGTCTTATTAATGTAAAAATAAGAGTTGTATACAATGAAAGTTTCTATCTTTTTCCAATACTTTAAATATGCTTCTCAATCTAAAACTGCACCTAAACTGAGTGTAGGAGTGGCTTCTTCAGATTACCCCACATTATTTGTATGATAATCCAACCACTTCACAAGCAGAGTCTGCACTTTCCAAGTGTTCAGATCCCAACAGCTATTATGCTTGACTACTTGTTTACTGTCAGTAATTTCAAGTTCCTTGACATGTTTaaatgttttttagattagattccctacaatgtggaaacaggcccttcagcccaacaggtccacaccgaccctccgaagagtaacccacccacacccatttccatctgactaatgtgcctaacactatgggcaatttagcatggccaattcacctgacctgcacatctttagactgtgggaggaaactgaagaacggaggaaacccatgcagacacggggagaatgtgcaaactccacacagtcacccagtgctaaccactgagccaccatgccaccccaaacatTTCCTCTTGTGCTTGCAAGTGCTTTAACATTTTTTTATATCAAAAGGTACTACAGGAGAGATGTTGGTTGTTGTTGAATTTTTTTAGTAGTAAATCTGTGAGCATGAAACTTGTCAGATGTCTCATAGAAATGTTTCATCCATATCTACATAGATGATCTATCCATATCCTGAGTTGAGTGCTGGTTGTGATGACTGTTTCCTAACAGCAAAACCGTGTTTACACCTGCAGTACAAATCAACTGCAACAAAATTGGTTCATCTTTGTCTCGTGTGGATTTGGAAAGTCTTCATAacatacactttttaaaaaagatttactctcaagattaaaaaaaacaaagtgctcgagaaactcagtagatctggcaatATCcgtagagaaagaaacaaaattaatattttgatcaattatgactcttctttggaactgttcAGAAAactcatatcagactcaaaaagttaactttgtttccctctcctcaaatgctgccaggcctactgtgtttccccagtacttcctggttttatttcagatttccagcatccacaatactttgtctttttttttattcttggagttgaacataaaaaataggagcaggagcaattctgcccctcgagcctgctctatCACTaacgtgatcatggctgatttcatctcGGTCTCAACTCTATTTCCTTGTCCACTCTCCAGTACCCTTTAATGCATTACTAATTTAAAAAGTCTCTCATTCTTAGAATTTATTTGGTGTCCCAGTGTCCACCACactgaggtaatgaattccacagattcccaatcctttgagagaagcaagTCTCTGATTTAAATTTGCCACCCGTTAGCCTATGACAGCTCATTCCAGGTTGTCCCACAAGGCGAAAGGTCCACTCTACATCTAGTGTGTCAAGCGCCTTTAGCATtattatatacctcaattagattttTTCTCATCCTTTTGAACTCCAGcaagtataggcctaaactgctgaATCTCCTCCTCCTCTTAAGAAAAGCCTTTCAACTCCGAAAGTAGTCTAggtgaattttctctgaactgactccaatgAAATTACATCCTTGTTATATAAATGTGAGTAATGCTGCCAAGGCATTCTCTTGCTGAACTTActtgctctgaaagtttgtaaaAATCTGGTTGGTTGATTATCGAGATTACTTTAGAAGACCTTAATGAAATatctgagtttttacagcaatcctCTTGTTTCAAGGCTTAAGATTCTAAATCCACTTTTTCCACAGATGATAAACATTTCTACCTCTCAGATTTTCTGAAAGaagcagcacggtgactcagtggcgaacactactgcctcacagcaccagggacccgtgttcgattccagcttcagatgactgtctgtgcagagtttgcacattctccctgtgtctgtatgggttccctccgggtgctccagtatcctctcataatccaaagatgtggccatgctaaattgcccatagtgctcgggatgtgtaggttaggtgcattagtcaggggtaaatattggataatagggtagaggaatgggtctgggtgcgttactctttggaggaacATTAACCCCTTTAACTTAGAGATGTCACAACATGGTGTGCTAACTCACAAGGTAACTTCCTTTATATTGCTTTGATTCATGTGAATTTACAAGAGTAGGTAATAAAGAAGCTATTTTAGTGTCAACAGTCTTCAAAGTACAGATTACCTAATAAGCCAACTCTTGCCATATAATTCAGATTCAAAGCACACTCGGGGCAACAAAGGATGATCATTTGACTTAGAAGGACATTCTCAGGTTATTGTAAAGAGCTTTACTGTCAATGAATTAATACTTGATTTACAGCTGCTTTTACAATTAAGGtaaaaacacaaacagatttGCAAATAGAGAAAAAATCCAAATGTCAAAACAAGCAACAGAATCATTGGTTGTGTGTGGGGCTGGCAGAGGAACAATTGTTGCTTCAGATACCTGAAGATTCTTTCTGCTATTCCTTAAAATGGCATGGAAATCAATGAGCTTAATACCTCTTCTGAAATACAGCACCTTTGACATCCAAGCACACTCTTGGCTTTCAGTTTAGTCAATGTACTCAAGTCTTAGAGCATCGTGAACACATGACTCTAAAATACAAATGTTACCATGGAGCCACAAAGCCACCCAAATTCTTGACAGAAAACCCCTCCCAAAAGTAATTTCATCAATTAGCATGCTTAGTATACAAGCTGTTCTGCACCCCAAAAATATGAGACATGCATAAAGTGATCAAATATCCAAGTATAATATTTTTGAAAAGTCAAGCACTGCTATTAGCACACCTACAGGACTAGGGATTCTTCTTGCCGTTTCTACAATTATTTGTTGAAGAGGTTTCCACAATCGAAATGCATGGCGacctaaaaacaaaaagaaaaaatcaGGTATAATTCTCATTGCCTTTTCAGTATTCAAAACAATCCTTAATGGTTTTTGATACATAAAACAAGAAGTCATTCATCCTTTGAGCCTGgcctatcattcaatgagatcatggttaaaCTATATCCTGATTTTATCCACCTGCCAGAGCTCCATAATCTTTAGATTTTAGCTTAATATAGTTACTATTAATCTTAGATTATTTAAAACACATTAACTGagctaacattttctgtttttttatggGAGAGAGTTTCCCACTTCTACCAAACAAAGAGTGAAGCAAGTTTCCTAATGCTCTTATGAAATAACTGGTTTCAATTTATGCTCTATTATCTTAGAAACCTTCACCTGTGGAAACAGTTTACTTCTACTTACCTTCAGTTCCTTTCAAAAttctaaaaatctgaattaagaCATCCCTTTAGAATAATAGGTAAAGCAAGGCTAGTTTAGTTGATTGTTCTTTGTAATTTAACCATGGGCACTTCGTAACATTCTGTTGCACACCTGTGAAGATCAACATATACCTTCCATCATGATGCCATGAATTGTATAAAGTAGTCCAAATGTCACCTAACCAAGTTTTGCATAGCTGAGGGAAAACATTACTGACTTTATGTTAAAGTTATAATTCAAGTTAAAATTCATTTTAAGAGAATGTTAGCCTTATTTTCCATAACTAGCaactatattttgtttttttttaaatatagaatccctacagcgtggaggCAGGCCAATTAGCCTATTGAATCCACACCGgtcccctgaagagcatcccacccagtcccaacactctaccctatccctgtaatcctgcatttcccatggctaatccacttagcatGCACACcgcagctggaatcgaacctgagtacCTAGCACTGTAAGGCAGAAAGGCTAACCAATGAGCAATTCTGCCATTTGTGCATGTAGATGTCTCAACATCTTTGAAACTACATAGTTTCTagcttttcaacatttaaaaaagaaatcttttTCTGGTTCAACATTGATGACCTCACTATCGACACTGAAATTCTTCAGCCATTGTTTTGCCTTATCACTTAATCAAGAGATGACTTTGTAATTTCACACCAACAGCTAAGCTACTGATGATTTATTCCATTCAGCTGCTACATTAGATCAAAACCACAAATAAAACAACAATTTTTGAACACATTGTATTAGGTTTTCACCTGTAATCAACTACATTGATTCTAGATCAAAATACCTGTTGTAGAGAGGTGACATTTACATAGATTTCTTTATGTCTTTTTCATACATATCCATATGAGGAATGGTTTACAACCCTTCCAATAGATTCTACCATAAGATAACACTCAGCACAGCAAGCTTCTACCGTTGGTTATGTCTCCAGGTAATGACACTGAAGAATATTTAGGCGGCTCCTTTGCATCTTGTGCATGTCAAGACACAGGATGTCATTGCTGGAAAAGAATGACTTCCCACTTAGACACTCAATGTTAACATTGTGCATTCCCAGATACATGATTTGCACAGATTCTGCTATGTGACTTAATTTCAATTTCAGGAAAGGAACTCCTGTTTATGCAAACATGATAGTTCTTTCCATCCAATAGCCTCAGTGAGGGTGCCACACAAGGGAACTAGTTACTGGATTCTGACTGGCTAAACATATCTCAGAGTATTACAGCCAGAAGGCACTCAGTAtaggagttcatgttgcggctgtacaagacattggttcagccacttttggaatattgtgtgtaattctagtctcctgcctatcgaaaggatgttgtgaaacttgaaagggttagaaaagctttacaaggatgttgccaggattggagggtttgagttatggggagaggctgaacaggctgggactgttttccctggagcatcggaggccaaagggtgacattatagaggtttataacatcaagaggggcatggctagggtaaatagacaaggttttttttccccatgttgggagagtccagaactagagggcataggtttagggtgagaggggaaagatttaaattaaaatatgaaagggtttagagggatatgggccaagtgctggcaaatgggatgagattcatatacccatcctattgccttttaaatgctgcaattgtagcagtctctaccacttcctctggcagctcattccacacacacgcaccaccctttgcaagaaaaagttgtccctttggcttcttgtaaatcttttgacaTTTTGATCTCAATGCAGAGAAGCTCCTCATTCCTGATCTCTTGACTTTTTCAACTTTTACAATAATGCCCATGTTGATCAGTCCCTAATAAGATTCTGTCTATCATTTATGCTAACACTGCATTACCATAATAAGGGTATGCTGTCAGGAGTCGGTGACTTCAAGATGAAATGTTAAGCCAAAGCTTCATCTGCACTTTCAACATGAAAGTAAAAGAAATTCGGAAGCATTCTCCCCAATGCTTTGTCTAACATTTTTCAGTCTCAAAACACACAATCTGggtattttctcatttttgaatgGAGCATGTTTCTTAAATGAATTAACTATAAAGCATTTCAGAAGTCTCAAAGCATTATATGAATgaaagttttgtttctttttgaacaGATGAAGGTCCATAATAGTTTATGAAGAAGTGCAGAAGCATGAAGTGAACTTTTGCTTTACCTGCAAAAGCTGCAGCTGCAACACCAAGTCCAACTGCTATAAGTGTTCTGCCCTGGGAAAGGAATGGAAAAATACAGTTTCAAACAGACATGCGAATAAAAAAGAGAAATACATTCAAGATTGAGAAAAtaacctcctgctcctttttttccagtgccacacttttgactctgaccatctgcagtcctcactttctcccagttgaggTACTGGACAATTACAACATCCAATATGTTGACAGCAGTTGTCCAAATAATAAAAGGCAAAGTTGCTGCTCTCCTACCCCCTTACAGAGAGAGGATTGCGACTAGTTTAACTTAAGGGTCatcacatctcaggcaaggggaaagatTAAAGAGAGTCCTTCGCAGTAACGAGAATTGAATCTACATGTTAGCACCACTCTGCGTCACAAACCCAACATGCAGGCAAATGAGCTAACCGAACCTCCTACCAAGCAATGAAGTACCGATGTATGATAAGAAGACATGGCTACTTCATTCATTGACATATTCTGTTAGCAACAAgatatatggagaaagtgaggactgcagatgctggagatcagagctgaaaaatgcgttAGTGGAAAAGCGCagacagatcaggcagcatccaaggagcaggagaatcgacattttgggcataagcccttcttcaggaatgaggaaggtgtgccaatcaggctaagataaaagatagggaggagggacttgggggaggggcattgggaatgcgataggtggaaggaggttaaggtgagggtaataggccggagaggtcgggaagaagattgcaggtcaagagggcggtgctgaatctgggggttgggactgagataaggtgNNNNNNNNNNNNNNNNNNNNNNNNNNNNNNNNNNNNNNNNNNNNNNNNNNNNNNNNNNNNNNNNNNNNNNNNNNNNNNNNNNNNNNNNNNNNNNNNNNNNNNNNNNNNNNNNNNNNNNNNNNNNNNNNNNNNNNNNNNNNNNNNNNNNNNNNNNNNNNNNNNNNNNNNNNNNNNNNNNNNNNNNNNNNNNNNNNNNNNNNNNNNNNNNNNNNNNNNNNNNNNNNNNNNNNNNNNNNNNNNNNNNNNNNNNNNNNNNNNNNNNNNNNNNNNNNNNNNNNNNNNNNNNNNNNNNNNNNNNNNNNNNNNNNNNNNNNNNNNNNNNNNNNNNNNNNNNNNNNNNNNNNNNNNNNNNNNNNNNNNNNNNNNNNNNNNNNNNNNNNNNNNNNNNNNNNNNNNNNNNNNNNNNNNNNNNNNNNNNNNNNNNNNNNNNNNNNNNNNNNNNNNNNNNNNNNNNNNNNNNNNNNNNNNNNNNNNNNNNNNNNNNNNNNNNNNNNNNNNNNNNNNNNNNNNNNNNNNNNNNNNNNNNNNNNNNNNNNNNNNNNNNNNNNNNNNNNNNNNNNNNNNNNNNNNNNNNNNNNNNNNNNNNNNNNNNNNNNNNNNNNNNNNNNNNNNNNNNNNNNNNNNNNNNNNNNNNNNNNNNNNNNNNNNNNNNNNNNNNNNNNNNNNNNNNNNNNNNNNNNNNNNNNNNNNNNNNNNNNNNNNNNNNNNNNNNNNNNNNNNNNNNNNNNNNNNNNNNNNNNNNNNNNNNNNNNNNNNNNNNNNNNNNNNNNNNNNNNNNNNNNNNNNNNNNNNNNNNNNNNNNNNNNNNNNNNNNNNNNNNNNNNNNNNNNNNNNNNNNNNNNNNNNNNNNNNNNNNNNNNNNNNNNNNNNNNNNNNNNNNNNNNNNNNNNNNNNNNNNNNNNNNNNNNNNNNNNNNNNNNNNNNNNNNNNNNNNNNNNNNNNNNNNNNNNNNNNNNNNNNNNNNNNNNNNNNNNNNNNNNNNNNNNNNNNNNNNNNNNNNNNNNNNNNNNNNNNNNNNNNNNNNNNNNNNNNNNNNNNNNNNNNNNNNNNNNNNNNNNNNNNNNNNNNNNNNNNNNNNNNNNNNNNNNNNNNNNNNNNNNNNNNNNNNNNNNNNNNNNNNNNNNNNNNNNNNNNNNNNNNNNNNNNNNNNNNNNNNNNNNNNNNNNNNNNNNNNNNNNNNNNNNNNNNNNNNNNNNNNNNNNNNNNNNNNNNNNNNNNNNNNNNNNNNNNNNNNNNNNNNNNNNNNNNNNNNNNNNNNNNNNNNNNNNNNNNNNNNNNNNNNNNNNNNNNNNNNNNNNNNNNNNNNNNNNNNNNNNNNNNNNNNNNNNNNNNNNNNNNNNNNNNNNNNNNNNNNNNNNNNNNNNNNNNNNNNNNNNNNNNNNNNNNNNNNNNNNNNNNNNNNNNNNNNNNNNNNNNNNNNNNNNNNNNNNNNNNNNNNNNNNNNNNNNNNNNNNNNNNNNNNNNNNNNNNNNNNNNNNNNNNNNNNNNNNNNNNNNNNNNNNNNNNNNNNNNNNNNNNNNNNNNNNNNNNNNNNNNNNNNNNNNNNNNNNNNNNNNNNNNNNNNNNNNNNNNNNNNNNNNNNNNNNNNNNNNNNNNNNNNNNNNNNNNNNNNNNNNNNNNNNNNNNNNNNNNNNNNNNNNNNNNNNNNNNNNNNNNNNNNNNNNNNNNNNNNNNNNNNNNNNNNNNNNNNNNNNNNNNNNNNNNNNNNNNNNNNNNNNNNNNNNNNNNNNNNNNNNNNNNNNNNNNNNNNNNNNNNNNNNNNNNNNNNNNNNNNNNNNNNNNNNNNNNNNNNNNNNNNNNNNNNNNNNNNNNNNNNNNNNNNNNNNNNNNNNNNNNNNNNNNNNNNNNNNNNNNNNNNNNNNNNNNNNNNNNNNNNNNNNNNNNNNNNNNNNNNNNNNNNNNNNNNNNNNNNNNNNNNNNNNNNNNNNNNNNNNNNNNNNNNNNNNNNNNNNNNNNNNNNNNNNNNNNNNNNNNNNNNNNNNNNNNNNNNNNNNNNNNNNNNNNNNNNNNNNNNNNNNNNNNNNNNNNNNNNNNNNNNNNNNNNNNNNNNNNNNNNNNNNNNNNNNNNNNNNNNNNNNNNNNNNNNNNNNNNNNNNNNNNNNNNNNNNNNNNNNNNNNNNNNNNNNNNNNNNNNNNNNNNNNNNNNNNNNNNNNNNNNNNNNNNNNNNNNNNNNNNNNNNNNNNNNNNNNNNNNNNNNNNNNNNNNNNNNNNNNNNNNNNNNNNNNNNNNNNNNNNNNNNNNNNNNNNNNNNNNNNNNNNNNNNNNNNNNNNNNNNNNNNNNNNNNNNNNNNNNNNNNNNNNNNNNNNNNNNNNNNNNNNNNNNNNNNNNNNNNN
Coding sequences within:
- the LOC122554949 gene encoding dnaJ homolog subfamily C member 15-like isoform X2, translating into MSGARQSERGDGGDSGRTLIAVGLGVAAAAFAGRHAFRLWKPLQQIIVETARRIPSPSFPAYYKGGFEAKMNKREATLILGVSSSASRTKVGEAHKRIMLLNHPDRGQLYFSSCSCQSTHVTILTSFHLRDPVL
- the LOC122554949 gene encoding dnaJ homolog subfamily C member 15-like isoform X3 is translated as MSGARQSERGDGGDSGRTLIAVGLGVAAAAFAGRHAFRLWKPLQQIIVETARRIPSPSFPAYYKGGFEAKMNKREATLILGVSSSASRTKVGEAHKRIMLLNHPDRGGSPYLAAKINEAKDLLDSSSKK